The Artemia franciscana chromosome 18, ASM3288406v1, whole genome shotgun sequence genome includes a window with the following:
- the LOC136038955 gene encoding uncharacterized protein LOC136038955 isoform X2 gives MYQRPYQQQNINSNYEVKAPSYSSSEVHTYNDHQSVYSPPYTQKPSYYNQKPQINPNYQVPYHEPYKPEPSYGQPLTTGSQSYNDQQSVYNPFFSQKPSYYNQIPNRNPSYDKPQYQAPHQSEVTHYSPLPEPQPNYVESSGYGKPNYQSLPPVYEQQDSYKVPPTYSESSPPVVPSYPGETNSYDSTDTSGGIHYADSKPAAAPSYDNAPVSQAFIPGGTSYIDTPSSSPPVSQALIPGGTDYSGLPPKPSYQPSPASSDSYDEPQSYAEPPKQEEIYINKAPSYSNKPGTAGTTVINVITIPGQQHDKQERPLQNYSHQPTNGLPYPPAFPPLPPFIGIPPQLGGVYPFPGFRSSKVEISSNVS, from the coding sequence ATGTATCAACGACCCTACCAGCAGCAGAATATAAATTCTAACTACGAAGTAAAAGCACCAAGCTACTCATCCTCTGAAGTACATACTTATAATGACCATCAATCAGTTTATAGTCCTCCTTATACGCAGAAACCGAGCTATTATAACCAAAAGCCTCAGATAAATCCAAACTATCAAGTGCCATATCATGAACCATATAAGCCTGAACCTTCGTATGGTCAGCCTTTGACCACCGGATCCCAAAGTTACAATGACCAACAGTCAGTTTACAACCCTTTCTTTTCCCAAAAACCAAGCTATTataatcaaatacctaacaggAATCCAAGTTATGATAAACCCCAATATCAAGCGCCACATCAGTCTGAAGTAACACACTACAGCCCCTTGCCTGAACCTCAACCAAACTATGTCGAAAGCTCTGGCTATGGAAAACCAAATTATCAGAGTCTTCCACCAGTATATGAGCAACAAGATTCATACAAAGTTCCCCCTACGTACAGTGAATCTTCACCTCCAGTCGTTCCCAGTTATCCAGGCGAGACAAACTCTTACGACTCTACAGATACTTCCGGTGGAATacattatgctgattctaagcCAGCGGCTGCTCCAAGCTATGATAATGCGCCTGTGTCCCAGGCTTTCATACCAGGAGGCACAAGCTATATTGATACTCCTTCTTCTTCACCTCCTGTATCTCAGGCATTGATACCTGGAGGGACTGATTATTCTGGTCTTCCACCCAAACCGAGCTACCAGCCATCTCCAGCGTCTTCAGATTCGTATGATGAACCACAGAGCTATGCAGAACCACCGAAACAAGAGGAAATATACATTAATAAAGCTCCCTCTTATTCAAACAAGCCTGGTACTGCTGGAACCACTGTGATAAATGTAATAACTATTCCAGGTCAGCAGCACGATAAGCAAGAAAGACCTCTTCAAAACTATTCACATCAGCCTACGAATGGCTTACCTTATCCTCCGGCTTTTCCACCGTTGCCACCCTTCATTGGTATCCCACCACAGTTGGGTGGTGTGTATCCATTTCCTGGTTTTAGAAGCTCAAAGGTTGAAATCAGCTCTAATGTCAGTTAA
- the LOC136038955 gene encoding uncharacterized protein LOC136038955 isoform X1, with amino-acid sequence MLIQIFLLSALALSYECRKSGRVWFPDEYPILNARSYPSASHDSYSTYNGPSSHQYEPSHSGPSPMYQRPYQQQNINSNYEVKAPSYSSSEVHTYNDHQSVYSPPYTQKPSYYNQKPQINPNYQVPYHEPYKPEPSYGQPLTTGSQSYNDQQSVYNPFFSQKPSYYNQIPNRNPSYDKPQYQAPHQSEVTHYSPLPEPQPNYVESSGYGKPNYQSLPPVYEQQDSYKVPPTYSESSPPVVPSYPGETNSYDSTDTSGGIHYADSKPAAAPSYDNAPVSQAFIPGGTSYIDTPSSSPPVSQALIPGGTDYSGLPPKPSYQPSPASSDSYDEPQSYAEPPKQEEIYINKAPSYSNKPGTAGTTVINVITIPGQQHDKQERPLQNYSHQPTNGLPYPPAFPPLPPFIGIPPQLGGVYPFPGFRSSKVEISSNVS; translated from the coding sequence atatttctaCTTAGTGCATTAGCTCTATCGTACGAGTGCAGAAAAAGTGGGCGTGTCTGGTTCCCTGATGAATACCCTATCCTAAATGCTAGATCATATCCATCTGCCTCCCATGACTCATACTCAACTTACAATGGCCCAAGTTCACACCAGTACGAGCCTTCACACTCTGGCCCTTCACCCATGTATCAACGACCCTACCAGCAGCAGAATATAAATTCTAACTACGAAGTAAAAGCACCAAGCTACTCATCCTCTGAAGTACATACTTATAATGACCATCAATCAGTTTATAGTCCTCCTTATACGCAGAAACCGAGCTATTATAACCAAAAGCCTCAGATAAATCCAAACTATCAAGTGCCATATCATGAACCATATAAGCCTGAACCTTCGTATGGTCAGCCTTTGACCACCGGATCCCAAAGTTACAATGACCAACAGTCAGTTTACAACCCTTTCTTTTCCCAAAAACCAAGCTATTataatcaaatacctaacaggAATCCAAGTTATGATAAACCCCAATATCAAGCGCCACATCAGTCTGAAGTAACACACTACAGCCCCTTGCCTGAACCTCAACCAAACTATGTCGAAAGCTCTGGCTATGGAAAACCAAATTATCAGAGTCTTCCACCAGTATATGAGCAACAAGATTCATACAAAGTTCCCCCTACGTACAGTGAATCTTCACCTCCAGTCGTTCCCAGTTATCCAGGCGAGACAAACTCTTACGACTCTACAGATACTTCCGGTGGAATacattatgctgattctaagcCAGCGGCTGCTCCAAGCTATGATAATGCGCCTGTGTCCCAGGCTTTCATACCAGGAGGCACAAGCTATATTGATACTCCTTCTTCTTCACCTCCTGTATCTCAGGCATTGATACCTGGAGGGACTGATTATTCTGGTCTTCCACCCAAACCGAGCTACCAGCCATCTCCAGCGTCTTCAGATTCGTATGATGAACCACAGAGCTATGCAGAACCACCGAAACAAGAGGAAATATACATTAATAAAGCTCCCTCTTATTCAAACAAGCCTGGTACTGCTGGAACCACTGTGATAAATGTAATAACTATTCCAGGTCAGCAGCACGATAAGCAAGAAAGACCTCTTCAAAACTATTCACATCAGCCTACGAATGGCTTACCTTATCCTCCGGCTTTTCCACCGTTGCCACCCTTCATTGGTATCCCACCACAGTTGGGTGGTGTGTATCCATTTCCTGGTTTTAGAAGCTCAAAGGTTGAAATCAGCTCTAATGTCAGTTAA